Proteins found in one Lutimonas zeaxanthinifaciens genomic segment:
- a CDS encoding NifU family protein: MSKITIEHTSNPAIIKFVASKMLTESSYEYNSIDDAKNSTLVQQLFHLPFVKKVFISANFIALEKFDILEWSEVEKELLEILEAYLEQNNSVFAEDSKEQIIEVYAESTPNPNVQKFVTNKLLSNQNIELSKIEDAHEVPLAYELFEFPFVKEVFISDNYVSIQKTNDLEWFEINNTLRDFLKEYLQSDRRIVSESYRSVPQAGSVNKEVFKTTDDEISKQIIAVLEEYIKPAVAGDGGNIQFLSYEVETKEVNVLLQGACNGCPSSTITLKNGIEATLKQLLPGKIGAVNALN; this comes from the coding sequence ATGAGCAAAATTACAATAGAACATACTTCAAACCCGGCAATTATAAAGTTTGTAGCAAGTAAGATGCTTACAGAAAGCAGTTACGAATACAACTCCATTGACGATGCTAAGAACTCTACACTGGTTCAACAACTTTTTCATTTACCTTTTGTAAAAAAAGTCTTTATCAGTGCCAATTTTATCGCTTTGGAAAAGTTTGATATTCTGGAATGGAGTGAAGTTGAAAAAGAACTTCTTGAAATACTGGAGGCTTATCTCGAACAAAATAATTCGGTTTTTGCTGAAGACTCCAAGGAACAGATCATTGAAGTTTACGCCGAGAGCACGCCAAATCCGAATGTCCAAAAATTCGTTACAAATAAATTGTTGAGCAACCAGAACATTGAGTTAAGTAAGATAGAAGATGCTCATGAGGTTCCTCTTGCCTATGAACTTTTTGAATTTCCATTTGTAAAAGAGGTTTTCATTTCTGACAACTATGTTTCTATCCAGAAAACGAATGACCTGGAATGGTTCGAAATAAATAATACCCTGAGAGATTTCTTAAAAGAATACCTGCAAAGTGACAGACGTATTGTTTCTGAATCTTATCGTTCAGTACCTCAGGCAGGAAGTGTAAATAAGGAAGTTTTCAAAACGACAGATGACGAAATTTCAAAACAGATCATTGCCGTATTGGAGGAGTATATTAAACCCGCAGTCGCCGGTGACGGTGGAAATATCCAGTTTCTATCTTATGAAGTTGAGACAAAAGAGGTTAATGTTTTGCTTCAGGGGGCCTGTAACGGATGTCCATCTTCAACGATTACCTTAAAAAATGGTATTGAGGCTACCTTAAAACAGTTGTTGCCCGGAAAAATTGGTGCCGTTAATGCCTTGAATTAG
- a CDS encoding OmpH family outer membrane protein yields the protein MKLFRNLFVACALLMAFNSVQAQNVAHIDSEQLLMAMPETKAMETELKKVQQTYADEYNAQATALQAKLQKYDAEAPTQTDAKNEERRVEVEGLKQKIQKYAQTADQEIQKKRFDLLKPIVEKAQKAVSDVATEKGFKYVLDSSPGKGLIVFEGEDLMPAVKAKLGIQ from the coding sequence ATGAAATTATTTAGAAATTTATTCGTGGCATGTGCCCTTTTGATGGCTTTTAATTCAGTACAGGCTCAAAACGTTGCACATATTGATAGCGAACAACTTTTGATGGCGATGCCGGAAACGAAAGCGATGGAGACAGAATTGAAAAAAGTTCAGCAAACTTATGCCGACGAGTACAATGCACAGGCTACAGCATTACAGGCAAAATTACAAAAATATGATGCTGAAGCTCCAACCCAGACTGATGCGAAAAACGAAGAGAGAAGAGTTGAGGTTGAAGGATTGAAGCAGAAAATTCAAAAGTATGCCCAAACTGCTGACCAGGAAATTCAGAAAAAGAGATTTGATCTTTTAAAGCCAATCGTAGAAAAAGCGCAAAAAGCGGTTAGTGATGTAGCTACTGAAAAAGGCTTTAAATACGTTCTGGATTCTTCTCCCGGAAAAGGACTGATTGTTTTTGAAGGTGAAGACTTGATGCCAGCGGTAAAAGCTAAATTAGGAATCCAATAA
- a CDS encoding gamma carbonic anhydrase family protein: MIIKELNGNKPVYGKNCFFAENSVIVGEVSLGDDCSVWFNAVIRGDVHYIKIGNKVNIQDGAVIHATYQKSPTTIGNNVSIGHNALVHGCTVHDNVLIGMGAIVMDDCIIESNSIIAAGAVVTKGTVIPSGSVYAGTPAKKIKDIDQELISGEIDRIANNYVKYSSWYK, from the coding sequence ATGATCATTAAAGAACTTAACGGGAATAAACCGGTTTACGGAAAGAATTGTTTTTTTGCCGAAAATTCGGTGATTGTTGGGGAAGTTAGTCTAGGTGACGATTGCAGTGTTTGGTTCAATGCAGTTATTCGAGGCGATGTTCATTATATCAAAATAGGAAATAAAGTAAATATACAGGACGGGGCTGTCATTCATGCTACCTATCAAAAATCTCCTACCACAATCGGGAATAATGTTTCAATTGGCCATAATGCTTTGGTACATGGTTGTACCGTTCATGACAACGTTTTGATTGGAATGGGTGCCATAGTTATGGATGATTGTATTATTGAGAGCAATAGCATTATTGCTGCTGGGGCTGTGGTTACCAAAGGTACGGTAATACCGTCAGGCTCGGTATATGCAGGAACTCCTGCTAAAAAAATCAAGGATATTGACCAGGAACTGATCTCTGGCGAAATCGATCGTATCGCTAATAATTATGTTAAATATTCGAGCTGGTATAAATAA
- a CDS encoding OmpH family outer membrane protein — protein sequence MRVKRVLIIVLICLSSIVAAQKPQRVAYIDMNYILENVPEYASAQSQLDAKVKTWQQKLDGLSDEIEQLKTDLSNEKSLLTKELISEREEDIAIKEEEFRRLQQAYFGPTGDLFQMRKQFVKPVQDQVYNAIQDIAAKKRYDFVFDKSSDLIMLYSNSKYDISELVLNAIVKNRKRKAVDDLKKERIAKAGVVTTPTVLEAEDDQEVQDTDPSEAQEAAAETGAMEAETEVKSEEQLKLEARQAKREELKARIKAQQEARAKMRDSLKRVAEEKRAAKLKEIEDRKKQREEAIENKN from the coding sequence ATGAGAGTAAAAAGGGTTTTAATTATTGTCCTTATATGTTTAAGCTCTATAGTAGCGGCCCAGAAGCCACAACGTGTAGCCTATATCGACATGAATTATATTTTGGAAAATGTTCCCGAATATGCAAGTGCTCAATCTCAGTTAGATGCCAAAGTAAAAACCTGGCAACAAAAACTCGATGGTCTTTCAGACGAAATTGAGCAGTTAAAAACTGACCTGAGCAACGAAAAATCCCTTTTAACAAAGGAATTAATAAGTGAAAGAGAAGAAGACATAGCAATCAAAGAAGAAGAATTCAGACGTTTGCAGCAGGCCTATTTTGGGCCTACGGGAGATCTTTTCCAAATGCGAAAACAATTTGTAAAACCCGTTCAGGATCAGGTATACAATGCGATACAGGATATTGCCGCAAAAAAAAGATATGATTTCGTTTTTGATAAATCAAGTGACCTTATCATGCTTTACAGCAACAGTAAATATGATATAAGTGAACTGGTTTTGAACGCCATAGTCAAGAACAGAAAAAGAAAAGCTGTTGATGACCTCAAAAAGGAACGCATTGCAAAAGCAGGTGTCGTAACAACACCAACAGTGCTTGAAGCCGAAGATGATCAGGAAGTGCAGGATACAGATCCTTCAGAAGCACAGGAAGCTGCGGCTGAGACCGGTGCAATGGAAGCAGAAACGGAAGTTAAGTCTGAAGAGCAGTTAAAACTGGAGGCCAGGCAAGCCAAAAGAGAGGAATTGAAAGCGAGAATCAAAGCTCAACAGGAAGCAAGAGCTAAAATGAGAGATTCTTTAAAAAGAGTAGCTGAAGAAAAACGTGCTGCTAAACTGAAAGAAATTGAAGATCGAAAAAAACAGAGGGAAGAAGCAATAGAAAACAAAAATTAA
- a CDS encoding prolyl oligopeptidase family serine peptidase, with the protein MKHKLKFSLSLLLAILFSNIYAQKSIPDVKYPITKKGNTLDTYFGKEVQDPYRWLEDDMSAETESWVKSQNKVTQEFLAHIPYRNKIKERMTKLWNYEKYSSPTRHGEYEYFYKNDGLQNQYVLYRQKKGMDAEIFLDPNTFSEDGTTSLSNISFTKDGTKVAYSISEGGSDWRKVIVMDALSKEILEDTITDVKFSSLSWYKNEGFYYSSYDKPDGSELSAKTDQHKLYYHKLGTSQDQDKVIFGLDQKRRYVFGYITEDQQYLVINAAISTSGNELYIKDLKKPDSELICVVDNFDNDHNVIYSKGDQLYVATNLNAPNKKIISFDIDKYHPEHWLDVIPETENVLTISTGSGYFFAEYMIDAISKVYQFDPKGRKIREIVLPGVGSSSGFSGKIKDKTLYYSFTNYTTPSSIYEFDPSTGKSKLFKKPKVGFDSDAYDSKQIFYKSKDGTKVPMIITFKKGTELDGNNPTILYGYGGFNVSLTPSFSIVNATWLEMGGVYAVANLRGGGEYGKAWHDAGTQLNKQNVFDDFIAAAEYLIKEKYTSSEYLAIRGGSNGGLLVGAAMTQRPDLMQVALPAVGVLDMLRYHTFTAGAGWAYDYGTSDQSEEMFNYLYGYSPVHNVRKGVEYPATLVTTGDHDDRVVPAHSFKFASELQDKQAGVNPVLIRIETQAGHGAGTPVSKIIDQYADIFSFTLYNMGITELNAPIKSF; encoded by the coding sequence ATGAAACATAAACTCAAGTTTTCATTGAGCTTATTGCTTGCCATACTATTCAGCAACATCTATGCTCAAAAATCTATCCCTGACGTGAAATATCCGATAACAAAAAAAGGAAATACCCTGGATACTTATTTTGGAAAAGAGGTTCAAGACCCTTACAGGTGGCTCGAAGATGATATGTCGGCCGAAACAGAATCATGGGTGAAATCTCAGAACAAGGTAACTCAGGAATTCCTTGCTCATATTCCGTACCGGAACAAAATAAAGGAAAGAATGACAAAATTGTGGAACTATGAAAAATATAGTTCCCCTACACGTCATGGTGAATACGAGTATTTCTATAAGAACGACGGGCTTCAGAATCAATATGTACTCTACAGACAGAAAAAGGGAATGGATGCAGAAATTTTTCTTGACCCAAATACGTTTTCTGAAGATGGCACGACGTCTCTAAGTAACATTTCATTTACAAAAGACGGAACCAAAGTGGCCTATTCCATTTCTGAGGGCGGTTCTGACTGGCGAAAAGTCATCGTGATGGATGCCTTGAGTAAAGAAATTCTTGAAGATACCATCACGGATGTAAAATTCAGTAGCTTGTCCTGGTATAAAAATGAAGGGTTTTATTATTCAAGTTACGACAAACCGGATGGCAGTGAATTGTCGGCCAAAACGGACCAGCATAAGTTATATTATCATAAGCTTGGAACAAGTCAGGATCAGGATAAGGTAATTTTTGGGCTGGATCAAAAAAGAAGGTATGTTTTTGGCTATATTACAGAAGATCAGCAATATTTAGTTATTAACGCAGCCATCTCAACTTCAGGAAATGAATTGTATATCAAAGACCTGAAAAAGCCGGATAGTGAACTTATCTGTGTCGTAGACAATTTTGATAATGATCACAATGTTATTTACAGTAAAGGGGATCAGCTCTATGTTGCCACGAATCTGAATGCTCCAAATAAAAAAATCATTTCATTTGATATTGATAAGTACCACCCTGAGCATTGGCTGGATGTTATTCCCGAAACCGAAAATGTCTTAACTATTTCAACCGGATCCGGCTATTTTTTTGCCGAGTATATGATCGATGCCATTTCAAAAGTCTATCAATTTGATCCTAAAGGAAGAAAGATCCGGGAAATAGTATTGCCCGGAGTGGGAAGCAGCTCTGGTTTCAGTGGTAAAATAAAGGATAAAACCTTGTATTATTCTTTTACGAATTATACCACTCCCTCTTCAATTTATGAATTCGATCCTTCAACAGGAAAATCAAAACTATTTAAAAAACCAAAAGTCGGTTTTGATTCGGATGCTTATGATTCGAAGCAGATTTTTTACAAATCAAAGGACGGAACAAAGGTGCCGATGATCATTACTTTTAAAAAAGGTACGGAATTAGACGGCAACAATCCAACTATCCTTTATGGATACGGTGGATTTAATGTTAGCCTTACCCCATCATTTAGTATTGTAAATGCCACATGGCTTGAAATGGGAGGTGTTTATGCAGTTGCCAATCTAAGAGGTGGCGGGGAATACGGTAAAGCATGGCATGATGCAGGGACACAATTGAACAAGCAAAACGTATTTGACGATTTTATCGCGGCAGCGGAATACCTTATTAAAGAAAAGTATACCTCGAGTGAATACCTGGCAATTCGAGGAGGTTCTAATGGCGGGCTTCTTGTAGGAGCCGCAATGACTCAAAGACCAGATCTTATGCAGGTTGCATTACCAGCGGTTGGAGTACTGGATATGCTGCGATATCATACTTTTACTGCCGGAGCTGGATGGGCCTATGATTATGGAACTTCGGATCAAAGTGAAGAAATGTTCAATTATTTGTATGGATATTCACCTGTTCACAATGTCAGAAAGGGTGTGGAGTACCCGGCTACCTTGGTCACTACCGGTGATCATGATGACAGAGTCGTCCCCGCACACTCGTTTAAATTCGCCTCTGAACTTCAGGACAAGCAGGCAGGAGTCAATCCAGTTCTGATCCGAATTGAAACTCAGGCCGGCCATGGTGCCGGAACTCCGGTTTCAAAAATTATAGATCAATACGCGGATATTTTTAGTTTCACGCTTTATAATATGGGAATCACTGAATTAAACGCTCCTATAAAGAGCTTTTAA